One part of the Malus sylvestris chromosome 2, drMalSylv7.2, whole genome shotgun sequence genome encodes these proteins:
- the LOC126585700 gene encoding MAG2-interacting protein 2-like, producing MLDAVSGVEVIEEQLRTRKDYQEVSSIMNLGMTYSLLYSSAFECEDPTQRRELLLRKFKEKHTGEIGKFDKVQSTFWREWKLKLEDQKHVADRCTALEKIIPGVDTVRF from the exons ATGTTGGATGCTGTGAGTGGGGTTGAAGTGATAGAGGAGCAGCTTAGAACAAGGAAGGATTACCAAGAAGTTTCTAGCATCATGAATCTGGGGATGACATATAGCTTGTTGTATAGTTCAGCATTTGAGTGTGAAGATCCTACGCAAAGGAGGGAGCTGCTACTAAGGAAGTTCAAAGAAAAACACACAG GTGAAATAGGCAAATTTGACAAGGTGCAGTCTACCTTTTGGAGGgaatggaaattaaaattagaaGACCAAAAGCATGTTGCAGATCGTTGTACAGCATTAGAGAAAATAATCCCTGGTGTTGACACGGTACGCTTTTAG
- the LOC126610237 gene encoding rab escort protein 1-like isoform X2 produces MSDSSLYDPIELETTTFDLIVVGTGLPATVIAAAASAAGKTVLHLDRNHFYGSQFASLHLDQLTSFINSHATPPSTIIDTTSTSISHDYTVLDVTLRSVYSSIETANYAPEIVADQSSKFLIDLGGPRVLFCADKAVDLIVKSGVDSYLTFKSIDVSFICDESGGLSNVPDSRSAIFKDKSLSLIEKNQLMRFFKLVQQHLAASAGDDGGSESSKISEEDLESPFADFLKRMRLPPKIKSIILYAISLADDDQDSLEVCKTVLKTREGMQRLDLYQKSVGRFPNVPGALLYPLYGHGEMSQGFSRCAAVKGCIQVLRMPVTALLMDKENGQYKGVRLASGEEKLSHLLVLDPTLTVRLPPTSSSPDLKETLQVLNLKDDKRKVARGICITTRSLKPDVSNLLLVYPPRSLFPEQDTSIRAIQIGGGSDKLAVCPSGMFVLYFSGLCDDAEHGKRLLHAAMNALLTLPISANPESGSAVQSEDAEVKPTLLWSTLYIQELTMVHNGEHENIFFTPVPDGNLNYNDLVDSTAALFQKMYTDEAFFAETPSSPEEPENPEDDTELNLDD; encoded by the exons ATGAGTGACTCATCTTTGTACGATCCAATCGAACTCGAAACCACCACCTTTGACCTTATTGTTGTTGGGACAGGCCTCCCTGCAACAGTAATTGCCGCTGCAGCCTCTGCTGCCGGAAAAACTGTCCTCCACCTTGACCGGAACCATTTTTATGGCAGCCAGTTTGCCTCTCTTCACCTTGATCAGCTCACCTCCTTCATAAATTCCCATGCTACTCCGCCCTCTACCATCATCGATACTACCTCTACAAGTATTAGCCATGATTACACTGTCTTAGATGTCACCCTCCGATCAGTATACTCCAGCATTGAGACTGCCAACTATGCCCCAGAAATCGTTGCAGATCAGTCCTCAAAGTTCCTTATTGACCTGGGCGGGCCCagggttttgttttgtgctGACAAAGCCGTTGACCTTATAGTTAAATCGGGTGTGGACTCGTATTTGACCTTCAAGAGCATTGATGTGAGCTTCATTTGTGATGAGAGTGGGGGGTTATCCAATGTGCCAGACTCTCGATCAGCAATATTTAAAGACAAGAGCCTGAGTCTTATAGAGAAGAATCAGTTGATGAGATTCTTCAAGCTTGTTCAGCAGCATTTGGCAGCTTCCGCTGGCGATGATGGAGGGAGTGAAAGTTCAAAGATTTCCGAGGAGGATTTGGAGAGTCCCTTTGCTGACTTCTTAAAGAGGATGCGATTGCCACCCAAGATTAAATC GATTATTCTGTATGCCATTTCCCTGGCAGATGACGATCAGGACAGCTTGGAAGTTTGTAAAACTGTACTTAAGACAAGAGAAGGGATGCAGCGTTTAGATCTCTACCAAAAATCAGTTGGAAG GTTTCCAAATGTGCCTGGGGCTTTGCTATATCCGCTTTATGGTCATGGTGAGATGTCACAAGGCTTTTCCCGTTGTGCTGCTGTTAAAGGTTGCATCCAA GTTCTGCGAATGCCTGTGACTGCCCTGCTTATGGACAAG GAAAATGGGCAATATAAGGGTGTTAGATTAGCTTCAGGCGAGGAAAAGCTTAGTCATCTGCTGGTTTTGGATCCAACCTTGACAGTCCGATTGCCCCCCACTTCATCTTCACCAGATTTGAAAGAAACTCTTCAAGTTTTAAATCTGAAAGATGATAAACGAAAGGTGGCCAGGGGAATATGTATTACGACCCGTTCCTTGAAGCCAGATGTATCAAATTTATTGCTTGTATATCCTCCTAGAT CTTTGTTTCCTGAGCAGGATACTTCAATCCGGGCTATCCAGATAGGTGGCGGTTCGGACAAATTGGCTGTTTGTCCATCAGGCAT gtttgtattatatttctctggtTTATGTGATGATGCTGAGCACGGGAAAAGGTTACTACATGCGGCCATGAACGCACTTCTCACTCTTCCTATATCTGCAAATCCTGAAAGTGGTTCCGCAGTTCAAAGTGAAGATGCAGAAGTAAAACCCACACTACTTTGGAGTACGTTATACATTCAGGAGCTCACAATGGTGCACAAT GGTGAACATGAAAACATCTTCTTCACTCCCGTGCCAGATGGAAATCTTAACTACAATGATCTCGTAGATTCAACTGCGGCG
- the LOC126610237 gene encoding rab escort protein 1-like isoform X3, whose protein sequence is MSDSSLYDPIELETTTFDLIVVGTGLPATVIAAAASAAGKTVLHLDRNHFYGSQFASLHLDQLTSFINSHATPPSTIIDTTSTSISHDYTVLDVTLRSVYSSIETANYAPEIVADQSSKFLIDLGGPRVLFCADKAVDLIVKSGVDSYLTFKSIDVSFICDESGGLSNVPDSRSAIFKDKSLSLIEKNQLMRFFKLVQQHLAASAGDDGGSESSKISEEDLESPFADFLKRMRLPPKIKSIILYAISLADDDQDSLEVCKTVLKTREGMQRLDLYQKSVGRFPNVPGALLYPLYGHGEMSQGFSRCAAVKGCIQVLRMPVTALLMDKENGQYKGVRLASGEEKLSHLLVLDPTLTVRLPPTSSSPDLKETLQVLNLKDDKRKVARGICITTRSLKPDVSNLLLVYPPRSLFPEQDTSIRAIQIGGGSDKLAVCPSGMFVLYFSGLCDDAEHGKRLLHAAMNALLTLPISANPESGSAVQSEDAEVKPTLLWSTLYIQELTMVHNGEHENIFFTPVPDGNLNYNDLVDSTAAVHILLTDYFCFIALYA, encoded by the exons ATGAGTGACTCATCTTTGTACGATCCAATCGAACTCGAAACCACCACCTTTGACCTTATTGTTGTTGGGACAGGCCTCCCTGCAACAGTAATTGCCGCTGCAGCCTCTGCTGCCGGAAAAACTGTCCTCCACCTTGACCGGAACCATTTTTATGGCAGCCAGTTTGCCTCTCTTCACCTTGATCAGCTCACCTCCTTCATAAATTCCCATGCTACTCCGCCCTCTACCATCATCGATACTACCTCTACAAGTATTAGCCATGATTACACTGTCTTAGATGTCACCCTCCGATCAGTATACTCCAGCATTGAGACTGCCAACTATGCCCCAGAAATCGTTGCAGATCAGTCCTCAAAGTTCCTTATTGACCTGGGCGGGCCCagggttttgttttgtgctGACAAAGCCGTTGACCTTATAGTTAAATCGGGTGTGGACTCGTATTTGACCTTCAAGAGCATTGATGTGAGCTTCATTTGTGATGAGAGTGGGGGGTTATCCAATGTGCCAGACTCTCGATCAGCAATATTTAAAGACAAGAGCCTGAGTCTTATAGAGAAGAATCAGTTGATGAGATTCTTCAAGCTTGTTCAGCAGCATTTGGCAGCTTCCGCTGGCGATGATGGAGGGAGTGAAAGTTCAAAGATTTCCGAGGAGGATTTGGAGAGTCCCTTTGCTGACTTCTTAAAGAGGATGCGATTGCCACCCAAGATTAAATC GATTATTCTGTATGCCATTTCCCTGGCAGATGACGATCAGGACAGCTTGGAAGTTTGTAAAACTGTACTTAAGACAAGAGAAGGGATGCAGCGTTTAGATCTCTACCAAAAATCAGTTGGAAG GTTTCCAAATGTGCCTGGGGCTTTGCTATATCCGCTTTATGGTCATGGTGAGATGTCACAAGGCTTTTCCCGTTGTGCTGCTGTTAAAGGTTGCATCCAA GTTCTGCGAATGCCTGTGACTGCCCTGCTTATGGACAAG GAAAATGGGCAATATAAGGGTGTTAGATTAGCTTCAGGCGAGGAAAAGCTTAGTCATCTGCTGGTTTTGGATCCAACCTTGACAGTCCGATTGCCCCCCACTTCATCTTCACCAGATTTGAAAGAAACTCTTCAAGTTTTAAATCTGAAAGATGATAAACGAAAGGTGGCCAGGGGAATATGTATTACGACCCGTTCCTTGAAGCCAGATGTATCAAATTTATTGCTTGTATATCCTCCTAGAT CTTTGTTTCCTGAGCAGGATACTTCAATCCGGGCTATCCAGATAGGTGGCGGTTCGGACAAATTGGCTGTTTGTCCATCAGGCAT gtttgtattatatttctctggtTTATGTGATGATGCTGAGCACGGGAAAAGGTTACTACATGCGGCCATGAACGCACTTCTCACTCTTCCTATATCTGCAAATCCTGAAAGTGGTTCCGCAGTTCAAAGTGAAGATGCAGAAGTAAAACCCACACTACTTTGGAGTACGTTATACATTCAGGAGCTCACAATGGTGCACAAT GGTGAACATGAAAACATCTTCTTCACTCCCGTGCCAGATGGAAATCTTAACTACAATGATCTCGTAGATTCAACTGCGGCGGTACATATTCTTTTAACTGACTATTTTTGCTTCATAGCTCTTTATGCTTAA